The following proteins are encoded in a genomic region of Gimesia algae:
- a CDS encoding DHH family phosphoesterase, which yields MSTINWAPLCELIHAHQKFLLSCHVRPDADALGSELALACFLKELGKEVRVINPSAHPKSMDFLVQEHEVRYVGDGVSTAEFEWAEVHIVLDTSAWSQLPGLANFYRKTNSKKVIIDHHVSSDSLGAEEFKDVTSPATGCLVYDLGRALNCSLNPEIATLLYAAIATDTGWFRFPSTTAYTMQIISELIKAGAEPHQIYELLYEQNNLPQLKLMGRVLGQVQTDFDGLLAYTVVSCEDFSATGTTPVDTEGLVNYCLTLAGTQAAFIAVEQRSRQVKISFRSRTTWDVSKVAESFGGGGHRQASGAMLNGPLSSAVTKVLGKFREMFDTLEK from the coding sequence ATGAGTACGATTAACTGGGCCCCCCTCTGTGAACTGATTCATGCACATCAGAAATTTCTGCTCTCCTGTCATGTCCGGCCCGATGCCGATGCGCTGGGATCGGAACTGGCGCTGGCTTGTTTTCTCAAGGAACTGGGAAAAGAAGTTCGGGTCATCAATCCTTCAGCTCATCCCAAGAGTATGGATTTTCTGGTTCAGGAACATGAAGTCCGTTACGTTGGTGATGGAGTTTCAACCGCAGAATTTGAATGGGCCGAGGTTCACATTGTGCTTGATACCAGCGCCTGGTCTCAACTGCCTGGTCTGGCCAATTTCTATCGAAAAACAAATTCAAAAAAAGTCATTATTGATCACCATGTCAGCTCAGATTCTCTGGGGGCGGAAGAATTCAAAGACGTCACCTCCCCTGCCACTGGCTGTCTGGTGTATGATCTGGGACGTGCTTTAAACTGCAGCCTGAATCCTGAGATCGCGACATTGCTGTATGCAGCAATTGCTACGGATACGGGCTGGTTTCGGTTCCCTTCCACTACTGCCTATACCATGCAAATTATCAGTGAGCTCATCAAAGCAGGGGCGGAACCACATCAGATTTATGAGCTACTCTATGAACAGAATAACTTGCCCCAGCTAAAATTGATGGGGCGTGTGCTGGGGCAGGTGCAGACTGACTTCGATGGTCTGCTGGCTTATACGGTCGTCAGTTGTGAAGACTTCAGCGCGACGGGCACCACGCCCGTTGATACGGAAGGGCTCGTCAACTATTGTCTGACACTGGCGGGGACTCAGGCGGCATTTATTGCTGTGGAACAGCGCAGTCGGCAAGTGAAAATCAGTTTTCGCAGCCGCACCACCTGGGATGTTTCTAAAGTTGCCGAATCGTTTGGAGGTGGCGGACACCGCCAGGCTTCTGGCGCCATGTTGAACGGTCCCCTCTCTTCCGCTGTCACAAAAGTTCTCGGGAAATTTCGTGAGATGTTTGACACTCTCGAAAAATAA
- a CDS encoding bifunctional riboflavin kinase/FAD synthetase, with amino-acid sequence MLIRELAGFGECQGGMVSIGNFDGVHRGHQLMILTLVLHARTQKIPAIVFTFDPHPIHLLRPEHAPPELMTIEQRAEVLQGLGVDCVIAYPTDRALLNLTAEEFFQQVLCDQLQAKGMVEGPNFYFGKNRAGDVTLLGQLCDQAGMFFKVVEPTVCGSRMISSSEVRKSIQEGDIGEATRMLGRLYQITGTVGHGAERGRMLGFPTANLTEIKTLIPADGVYCGVGEIAGKQYPAAIHIGGNPTFQQDETKVEVHLIGFSEDIYGQILQVQFLDRLRGTQTFADTDALKSQLLIDVESAKKLASQWIDLQ; translated from the coding sequence GTGTTAATACGTGAATTAGCAGGTTTTGGCGAGTGTCAGGGAGGCATGGTCTCAATTGGTAACTTCGATGGAGTGCATCGAGGGCATCAGTTGATGATTCTAACATTAGTTCTGCATGCTCGAACACAAAAAATACCTGCGATTGTTTTTACCTTTGATCCCCACCCGATTCATCTATTGCGGCCCGAACATGCTCCCCCAGAGTTAATGACGATTGAGCAACGTGCGGAGGTTCTGCAAGGACTGGGCGTTGATTGTGTGATTGCTTATCCCACCGATCGGGCATTACTGAATCTGACAGCGGAAGAGTTCTTTCAACAGGTCCTGTGTGATCAACTGCAGGCCAAAGGCATGGTGGAAGGCCCCAATTTTTACTTTGGCAAAAACCGGGCAGGAGACGTCACTTTATTAGGTCAACTGTGTGATCAGGCGGGGATGTTTTTCAAAGTGGTCGAGCCAACCGTTTGTGGATCGCGTATGATCTCCTCTTCTGAAGTCCGCAAATCCATTCAAGAGGGAGACATCGGAGAGGCGACCCGAATGCTGGGACGTCTTTATCAGATTACGGGCACGGTCGGGCATGGTGCTGAACGGGGGCGCATGCTGGGTTTTCCTACGGCGAATCTCACCGAAATTAAAACACTGATTCCCGCAGATGGCGTCTATTGCGGAGTCGGGGAGATCGCAGGCAAGCAATACCCGGCCGCCATTCATATTGGGGGAAACCCGACATTTCAACAAGATGAAACCAAGGTCGAAGTACATTTGATTGGTTTTTCTGAGGATATTTACGGACAGATCCTGCAGGTCCAGTTTCTGGATCGATTGCGGGGAACTCAAACGTTTGCCGATACGGACGCCCTCAAATCGCAACTTCTGATTGATGTCGAATCAGCAAAAAAACTGGCCAGTCAATGGATAGATTTACAATAA
- a CDS encoding Gfo/Idh/MocA family oxidoreductase, whose product MDQSPINRRDFLKTSGNTAVAASAIAGLASAPAFGAGNSNEAIRIAFIGPGGRGFGAHVKKLVQLKKDGMNIELVAVSDVYSEHRDRTANYIKKELGNDVTAYVDYRDMLEKEKLDAVCIGTPDHWHAKQTIDSMNAGLNVYCEKPMTKKVEEALEVVETWKKTGKIMQVGVQSTSLPVWDDVRARLQDGQLGKVLQFQTEYFRNSSMGQWRYYALKKEMNPQNIDWNLWLGTKEGLAEYQPFDRAVYAQWRRFWPFGSGMFTDLFVHRTTAMLKATGLRYPGRVVGAGGLYLEYDGRDVPDVATVAADFNEGVQGLVNATMCNQETRIKQIIRGHNGSFVFGNGEGFDGYDFIPERPQVTRDSSLKQQRIDVAQIKDTTYAHFKNWVEAMQANDQSKCNNPPDLGAAAIAVVNMGSNSYRNGKVYHFDADSHAITEGDGSWSKKWEAMSEARQKPKHIPGWKAGDKGSVLEEPSYMTLAGPWVDGKPPKNDPNSNAG is encoded by the coding sequence ATGGATCAAAGCCCCATCAATCGAAGAGATTTCCTGAAAACCTCAGGAAACACGGCCGTCGCTGCCAGTGCGATCGCCGGACTGGCTTCCGCCCCCGCTTTCGGAGCCGGAAACAGCAATGAAGCAATCCGCATCGCATTTATCGGTCCTGGTGGTCGTGGATTTGGTGCCCATGTCAAAAAGCTGGTGCAGCTGAAAAAAGATGGCATGAACATTGAACTGGTCGCTGTTTCTGATGTGTATTCAGAACATCGGGACCGCACTGCCAATTATATCAAAAAAGAGCTGGGTAATGACGTCACTGCCTACGTCGATTACCGCGACATGCTTGAAAAAGAAAAACTGGATGCCGTCTGTATCGGAACTCCCGACCACTGGCACGCCAAGCAGACAATCGACTCAATGAACGCCGGTCTGAATGTCTACTGTGAAAAACCAATGACCAAGAAAGTCGAAGAAGCTCTGGAAGTCGTCGAAACCTGGAAAAAAACCGGCAAAATCATGCAGGTCGGCGTGCAGTCCACAAGTCTCCCTGTCTGGGATGATGTACGGGCCCGTCTGCAGGACGGACAACTGGGTAAAGTGCTTCAGTTCCAGACCGAATACTTCCGCAACTCTTCCATGGGCCAGTGGCGGTACTATGCTCTGAAAAAAGAGATGAACCCACAGAACATCGACTGGAACCTCTGGCTCGGAACCAAAGAAGGTCTGGCCGAATATCAGCCATTCGACCGTGCCGTTTATGCACAATGGCGTCGCTTCTGGCCATTCGGATCCGGCATGTTTACCGACCTGTTCGTGCACAGAACAACTGCGATGCTCAAAGCAACCGGTCTGCGTTATCCCGGTCGCGTTGTCGGAGCAGGGGGTCTGTACCTGGAATATGACGGCCGCGACGTTCCTGATGTAGCGACTGTCGCTGCTGACTTCAACGAAGGAGTCCAGGGGCTGGTGAACGCCACCATGTGTAACCAGGAAACACGCATCAAACAGATCATCCGCGGACATAATGGTTCGTTTGTCTTTGGTAACGGCGAAGGGTTCGACGGATATGATTTCATTCCCGAACGACCTCAGGTGACTCGAGACAGTTCGCTGAAACAGCAGCGGATCGATGTCGCTCAGATCAAAGACACGACCTACGCTCACTTCAAGAACTGGGTCGAAGCAATGCAGGCCAATGATCAAAGCAAGTGTAACAACCCACCTGATCTGGGTGCTGCAGCAATCGCAGTGGTCAACATGGGATCAAACAGCTATCGCAATGGTAAGGTGTACCACTTCGATGCCGATTCCCATGCCATAACCGAAGGCGACGGCAGTTGGTCGAAAAAATGGGAAGCCATGTCTGAAGCCAGACAGAAACCCAAACACATTCCTGGCTGGAAAGCCGGCGATAAAGGAAGTGTGCTGGAAGAGCCCAGCTACATGACTCTCGCTGGTCCCTGGGTCGATGGGAAACCCCCGAAAAACGATCCTAATTCCAACGCAGGTTAA
- a CDS encoding DUF6807 family protein, with product MKHPTVLSLILLSLFSVTAGIQASEKSGFTWKDQPENKVADLYYNGNPVLQYVYPYDDSSKESFHDTYKVFHHVYGPGSKAIITKGPGGKYTHHRGLYVGWNKTKFEGKELDFWHCKNGAHLRHEKMLEMKGDSKQGTMTSEIRWEDAKGKPVIIETRTVTVTPIEVANSKLPAWQIDWQTQLESQRGEIVLDGDRQHAGFQYRAAQDVAESNNATYVRPEGFPQQPAPFQVSDKTDPNGHINLGWFAMSYEIDGKRYNVEYLEDPSVPKPSRYSERPYGRFGAFFDTKFDESKPLEMKYRVIVSEGNKPTQAEVQKHYNEFVSSLKKQD from the coding sequence ATGAAGCATCCTACAGTACTCTCTCTTATTCTACTGTCCCTCTTCTCTGTTACCGCAGGAATTCAGGCCAGTGAAAAATCAGGATTCACCTGGAAGGATCAGCCAGAAAACAAGGTGGCCGATCTGTACTATAATGGAAACCCTGTCCTGCAGTATGTCTATCCTTATGACGACTCATCGAAAGAAAGTTTTCACGACACATACAAGGTTTTTCATCATGTCTATGGACCTGGCAGCAAAGCCATCATCACCAAAGGCCCCGGTGGCAAATATACACACCACCGTGGCTTGTACGTCGGCTGGAATAAAACCAAATTCGAAGGCAAAGAGCTGGATTTCTGGCACTGTAAGAATGGCGCGCATCTGCGTCATGAAAAAATGCTGGAAATGAAAGGGGACTCCAAGCAAGGCACGATGACTTCGGAAATCCGCTGGGAAGATGCCAAGGGAAAACCGGTGATCATTGAAACTCGCACAGTAACAGTCACCCCGATTGAAGTCGCCAACTCTAAACTCCCTGCCTGGCAGATCGACTGGCAAACGCAACTGGAAAGCCAGCGCGGCGAAATTGTTCTGGACGGTGACCGCCAGCATGCCGGATTCCAGTACCGTGCCGCACAAGACGTTGCGGAATCTAACAATGCGACTTACGTCCGACCTGAAGGATTTCCCCAGCAGCCCGCTCCGTTTCAGGTCTCTGATAAAACCGATCCCAATGGCCATATCAACCTGGGCTGGTTTGCCATGTCCTACGAAATCGACGGAAAACGCTACAACGTGGAATATCTGGAAGACCCCAGCGTTCCCAAACCATCGCGTTATTCGGAACGTCCCTACGGTCGCTTTGGTGCCTTTTTCGATACGAAATTTGACGAAAGCAAACCACTGGAAATGAAGTACCGGGTGATTGTCAGTGAAGGAAACAAACCTACCCAGGCAGAAGTCCAGAAACATTACAACGAGTTTGTCTCTTCTTTAAAAAAGCAGGACTAG
- a CDS encoding CoA-binding protein encodes MSQPTVAIIGASADRQKYGNKSVRAHLKQGYKVFPVHPTETNIEGLTAYTSLAGIPDVHLNRISVYVPPHIGMGLLEEIQAKGADELWFNPGSESPELLQRASDLGLNIIQACSIVDIGESPSAHPD; translated from the coding sequence ATGTCACAACCGACAGTTGCCATCATTGGAGCCAGTGCGGATCGACAGAAATACGGTAACAAGTCGGTCCGCGCTCATCTGAAACAAGGTTACAAAGTCTTCCCGGTTCATCCGACCGAAACGAATATCGAAGGCCTGACAGCTTACACAAGTCTGGCAGGGATTCCCGATGTGCATCTAAATCGGATTAGCGTGTATGTTCCACCTCACATCGGGATGGGCTTACTGGAAGAAATTCAGGCGAAAGGAGCCGACGAACTCTGGTTTAATCCGGGCAGCGAAAGTCCTGAGTTACTGCAGCGGGCCAGCGATCTCGGTTTGAATATCATCCAGGCCTGCAGTATCGTCGACATCGGTGAATCGCCGTCCGCTCATCCGGATTGA
- a CDS encoding UvrB/UvrC motif-containing protein codes for MKKCRVCNKPAVYHLTEIQNGQAQALHFCEEHFQEYISGQAPSDEWEPQDEATLIELNSQDLELDEELECPNCGITFQEFRSEGRLGCPHDYIAFREPLIQLLENIHGACEHIGKFPKRAPTSSQQQYNLIKLRRELTAAVAEENYETAASLRDQISKLEQEEEKESPESGPSTE; via the coding sequence ATGAAAAAATGTAGAGTCTGCAATAAACCCGCCGTCTACCACCTGACCGAAATTCAAAACGGGCAGGCACAGGCGCTTCATTTCTGCGAAGAACATTTCCAGGAATATATCAGCGGTCAGGCTCCCTCTGATGAATGGGAACCTCAGGATGAAGCCACACTGATCGAATTGAATTCACAGGATCTGGAACTGGATGAGGAACTGGAATGTCCGAATTGCGGGATTACTTTCCAGGAATTTCGCAGTGAAGGACGGCTGGGCTGTCCACATGACTACATCGCGTTCCGCGAGCCCTTAATTCAGCTCCTGGAAAATATTCATGGCGCCTGTGAGCATATTGGCAAGTTTCCGAAGCGGGCTCCCACGTCCAGTCAGCAGCAGTACAACCTGATCAAGCTCCGCAGAGAGCTGACGGCTGCGGTTGCAGAGGAAAATTACGAGACCGCCGCCTCGCTTCGTGATCAAATTTCAAAGCTGGAGCAGGAAGAAGAAAAAGAATCACCCGAGTCTGGTCCCTCAACAGAATAA
- a CDS encoding PEP/pyruvate-binding domain-containing protein codes for MGRLIYQLSELDSSLVAEAGGKGASLGELMRARAPVPPGFVVTSAAFRSFFSATVLQRPMLEIMQASKSNEIDYSQAHQRIRSCIEAVEVPVEICEAVQIAAEELAAPRVSVRSSATCEDSATSAWAGQLETYLDVTPGEIIEKIRSCWLSLFSESALAYGGCHGFSTGEISVAVVVQQMVQSDISGIGFSVHPVTQESEIQLIEACLGLGEAIVSGRITPDQFVVERGSCQILESITGDQKEALWIREGNSKPVWQKLDSRGRQPKITQQQVSEYSALLNQLHKHYGHPIDTEWAIQDGNFQVLQARPITTLAAEYDKTLIDDSQGWQFTVRRPFFLLAASILPYWLDAKHADNTLGGHLNEALLIQDETGMMNLFYPHTSSEAFLDRIGDLFQNDREQLIRILRYGLGIYAQAAPVIEQGLSGFENLAELEDLFADIAQHTTVFPAWVLIYIEAHQIEDPEVRALAEEIRSHSLYPVIERNILQPLALQTAEQLGFVEPDRACDLLLWSELKAGTVTRDLLESRFEAIQNGKRFIFQMIDGQEEFHLVSQTGYLLTRLSKQRKLQASSSTNELTGQVAWPGIFQGRARVVLKLDALGLTISPDEVLVSIQSNPALMPLLQQCGAIVTDDGGIACHAAILARELKKPTLIGTREATIRIQTGDLIEIDTYAQVVRILEKKQSK; via the coding sequence ATGGGCCGTCTTATTTATCAACTCTCTGAGCTGGACTCCTCGTTGGTAGCTGAAGCGGGAGGGAAAGGAGCTTCCCTGGGAGAGTTGATGCGTGCACGGGCGCCGGTTCCCCCTGGTTTTGTTGTAACAAGCGCTGCTTTCCGCAGTTTTTTTTCTGCAACTGTACTCCAGCGCCCGATGCTTGAAATAATGCAGGCATCGAAATCCAATGAGATCGATTATTCACAGGCTCATCAGCGCATTCGATCCTGTATTGAAGCCGTTGAGGTGCCTGTTGAAATCTGTGAAGCTGTGCAGATCGCAGCAGAGGAATTAGCAGCTCCGCGTGTTTCGGTCCGATCCAGTGCGACGTGTGAAGACAGTGCCACCAGCGCCTGGGCGGGACAACTGGAGACATATCTGGATGTTACTCCTGGAGAAATTATTGAAAAAATCCGAAGCTGCTGGTTGTCTCTGTTTAGCGAGTCCGCGTTGGCTTATGGCGGGTGTCACGGATTTTCTACTGGAGAAATATCTGTGGCAGTGGTCGTGCAACAGATGGTGCAGAGTGATATCTCAGGAATTGGGTTTTCGGTTCATCCCGTTACTCAGGAATCTGAAATTCAATTAATCGAAGCCTGCCTGGGGTTGGGAGAAGCGATCGTTTCCGGACGAATCACTCCAGATCAGTTTGTTGTCGAGCGGGGTTCCTGTCAGATTCTGGAATCAATCACCGGGGATCAGAAAGAAGCGTTGTGGATCAGAGAGGGCAACTCGAAGCCAGTCTGGCAGAAGCTAGATAGTCGAGGCAGACAACCGAAAATCACACAGCAACAGGTTTCCGAGTATTCCGCCCTGCTGAACCAGTTACACAAGCATTACGGCCATCCCATAGATACAGAGTGGGCTATTCAGGATGGGAACTTTCAGGTTTTACAGGCGCGGCCGATTACAACCCTGGCAGCGGAATACGATAAAACGCTGATTGATGATTCGCAGGGATGGCAGTTTACCGTGCGTCGTCCTTTTTTCCTGCTGGCTGCATCCATCTTACCTTACTGGCTGGATGCAAAGCATGCGGACAATACTCTCGGGGGGCACCTGAATGAAGCATTACTGATTCAGGATGAAACAGGGATGATGAATCTGTTTTATCCCCATACTTCCAGCGAAGCATTTCTCGATCGTATCGGTGATCTGTTTCAGAATGATCGAGAGCAACTCATCCGAATCTTAAGATACGGTCTCGGAATTTATGCACAGGCAGCTCCCGTGATTGAACAGGGTTTGAGCGGATTTGAAAATTTGGCAGAACTGGAGGACCTGTTTGCAGATATTGCCCAGCATACAACGGTATTTCCTGCCTGGGTTCTGATCTATATTGAAGCGCATCAGATTGAAGACCCCGAAGTGAGAGCATTGGCCGAGGAGATTCGCTCCCACTCTCTGTATCCGGTGATCGAACGAAATATCCTGCAGCCCCTGGCGTTACAGACGGCAGAACAACTGGGTTTTGTAGAACCGGATCGCGCCTGTGATCTACTGTTGTGGAGCGAGTTGAAAGCAGGAACTGTGACGCGTGATCTGTTGGAATCCCGTTTCGAAGCAATACAGAATGGTAAACGGTTTATTTTCCAGATGATTGATGGTCAGGAAGAATTTCACCTGGTCTCACAAACCGGATATTTACTGACTCGACTGTCTAAGCAGCGGAAATTGCAGGCCAGTTCCAGTACCAATGAGCTGACAGGCCAGGTCGCCTGGCCGGGAATCTTTCAAGGGCGGGCGCGGGTCGTACTCAAGCTGGATGCGCTGGGTCTGACCATCTCGCCTGATGAGGTTTTGGTTTCCATCCAGTCCAATCCAGCATTGATGCCTTTACTGCAGCAGTGTGGTGCGATCGTGACTGATGACGGCGGAATTGCCTGCCACGCAGCCATTCTGGCGCGGGAGTTGAAAAAACCAACATTAATCGGTACGCGAGAAGCAACCATAAGAATCCAAACCGGGGATCTGATCGAAATTGATACCTACGCCCAGGTTGTGCGAATTCTGGAGAAGAAGCAGTCGAAATAA
- a CDS encoding DUF1559 domain-containing protein, whose amino-acid sequence MRALKSRKHGFTLIELLVVIAIIAILIALLLPAVQQAREAARRSTCKNNLKQMGLALHNYHDTHRVFPPATVNAGLQYCDNVHGNTGNLLNHTCYQMILPFIDQANIYNQYNWSLPSGRANHGTTCTGTVTTDQYSVVKSPVPVFLCPSDPGNPSNSTTSSAYYVSPGWRTSYGVVNYTTGGNGGSWGANTSTSKGALGPNGAARFRDITDGTTNTMIFCETKLLKTSSSYGPYWNAATHTFFILPGSASYAINYNYDGNNKQYAWGAGSHHVGGAHVMLADGSVRFLSENVDRVGVVAALISIRGGEIVPEF is encoded by the coding sequence ATGCGCGCACTTAAATCACGGAAACATGGTTTCACATTAATTGAGCTACTGGTAGTGATTGCGATCATTGCAATCTTAATCGCACTGCTGTTACCTGCAGTTCAACAGGCCCGCGAAGCAGCTCGTCGCAGTACCTGTAAAAACAATCTGAAACAGATGGGCCTGGCCCTTCATAACTACCACGATACACATCGCGTGTTCCCACCAGCCACAGTTAATGCAGGTCTGCAATATTGTGATAACGTTCATGGAAACACTGGTAATTTATTGAATCACACTTGTTATCAAATGATACTCCCCTTCATAGATCAGGCAAATATTTACAATCAGTACAACTGGAGTCTTCCCAGTGGCCGTGCTAACCATGGAACCACTTGCACTGGGACTGTCACTACAGACCAGTACTCAGTAGTGAAATCTCCCGTACCCGTTTTTCTCTGCCCATCGGATCCGGGTAATCCATCGAACTCAACCACATCCAGTGCTTATTATGTAAGTCCAGGCTGGCGTACCAGCTATGGAGTTGTGAACTATACGACGGGTGGTAACGGTGGAAGCTGGGGGGCCAACACAAGTACTTCAAAGGGAGCATTAGGTCCTAACGGTGCAGCAAGATTCCGAGACATCACAGATGGCACTACCAATACGATGATCTTTTGTGAAACAAAATTACTCAAAACTTCATCCAGCTATGGTCCCTACTGGAATGCAGCCACCCATACGTTTTTTATTCTGCCGGGTTCAGCATCTTATGCCATCAATTACAACTATGATGGAAACAACAAGCAGTATGCCTGGGGCGCAGGCAGTCATCACGTAGGTGGTGCTCATGTTATGCTGGCTGATGGATCCGTGCGATTCCTCAGTGAAAATGTCGACCGGGTCGGCGTTGTTGCTGCTTTGATTTCTATCCGAGGTGGGGAGATCGTTCCGGAATTCTAA
- a CDS encoding carboxypeptidase-like regulatory domain-containing protein has product MIDVFIPQRFNSVFYAFFILCVAGCGSGGEPIPELAQVTGVVTMDGAPLEGAKVIFEPQQATDKARRRASSATTESDGSYTLEYNSDASGATPGTHKVMILKMPDNPEDAGIQLVPAKYNDKTELTAEVEVGNNTFNFDLKSK; this is encoded by the coding sequence ATGATCGATGTATTTATTCCCCAACGCTTTAACTCAGTCTTCTATGCCTTTTTCATTTTATGCGTTGCAGGCTGCGGAAGCGGGGGAGAACCCATCCCCGAACTCGCGCAAGTCACAGGCGTCGTCACCATGGATGGTGCTCCACTCGAAGGCGCAAAAGTTATTTTTGAACCACAGCAGGCCACTGACAAAGCCAGACGCCGTGCTTCCAGTGCAACCACGGAAAGTGATGGTTCTTACACACTCGAGTACAATTCTGATGCCTCCGGGGCGACACCAGGAACCCACAAAGTCATGATTCTAAAGATGCCAGACAACCCGGAAGATGCGGGCATACAACTGGTACCCGCTAAATATAATGATAAAACGGAACTGACAGCTGAGGTCGAAGTAGGCAACAACACTTTCAACTTCGATTTAAAATCAAAGTAG
- a CDS encoding acyltransferase family protein, with the protein MDSLPLDHPRLKKNNFDLIRLLLASIVCLVHTYQVSDFAALESLAGLLSSKIAVQGFFVVSGFLIVMSYERSSSLKSYSGKRFRRIYPAYFTVVMLSAFCLVLVSQSSVQDYFSLEWVKYVAANLTFLNFLHLSLPGVFTENKFVAVNGALWTLKIEVMFYIAVPVLVYFFRRFPRLPFLILIYVLSIAYSELLLSASTRTGVEFYAQLARQLPGQMCFFMSGAALFYYLPFFERHIKYFVAAAAGILAIDALAFPLPWLQPAALAALIVFFGLFLYAGNFGKYGDFSYGVYILHVPILQLLLVSGWFVDRPWLFLLTTICLTAVGAILMWNLVEKRFLLRSSHYVAAVEPTEDKLTVRQPTSLSVE; encoded by the coding sequence ATGGATTCGCTGCCTCTTGATCACCCTCGTCTGAAAAAGAATAACTTCGATCTGATACGATTACTGCTGGCGTCAATCGTCTGTCTGGTTCATACCTACCAGGTTTCCGATTTCGCAGCGCTGGAGTCTCTGGCGGGCCTCCTGTCTTCAAAAATCGCCGTTCAGGGATTTTTTGTTGTCAGTGGTTTTCTGATCGTGATGAGTTACGAACGCTCTTCTTCACTAAAATCGTATTCTGGTAAACGATTCCGGAGGATTTATCCGGCTTACTTTACGGTGGTGATGCTGTCTGCGTTCTGTCTGGTGCTGGTCAGTCAGAGTTCAGTTCAGGATTATTTTTCACTGGAGTGGGTAAAGTACGTTGCGGCGAACCTGACATTCTTGAATTTCCTGCACCTTTCACTGCCTGGAGTCTTTACAGAAAATAAGTTTGTTGCAGTCAACGGCGCTCTATGGACACTCAAGATTGAGGTGATGTTTTATATTGCAGTGCCAGTGCTGGTTTATTTCTTCAGACGTTTCCCCAGGCTGCCGTTCCTGATTTTGATTTATGTGCTCTCGATTGCCTACAGCGAACTGCTGTTGTCGGCTTCTACGAGGACGGGGGTTGAGTTCTACGCGCAACTGGCACGACAACTGCCGGGGCAGATGTGTTTCTTTATGTCAGGAGCAGCGCTGTTTTATTACCTGCCATTTTTTGAGCGTCACATCAAATATTTTGTGGCTGCTGCTGCAGGTATTCTGGCGATTGATGCTCTGGCTTTTCCCCTGCCCTGGCTGCAGCCTGCCGCGCTGGCAGCGCTGATCGTCTTTTTTGGACTGTTTCTGTATGCAGGGAACTTCGGGAAATACGGTGATTTTTCCTACGGGGTCTATATTCTGCACGTCCCTATTTTGCAGTTACTGCTGGTTTCCGGCTGGTTTGTGGACCGACCGTGGCTGTTCCTGCTGACAACAATCTGTTTGACTGCAGTCGGGGCAATTTTGATGTGGAACCTGGTCGAGAAACGCTTCCTGTTACGCAGCAGTCATTATGTTGCCGCGGTAGAGCCCACGGAAGACAAGCTGACGGTTCGGCAACCAACCAGCCTGTCTGTGGAGTGA